One region of Rhodocaloribacter litoris genomic DNA includes:
- a CDS encoding IS3 family transposase (programmed frameshift): MPRTRPAYPTEFRQRLVELAQAGRSPRELAEEFEPSEQTIRTWIKQAERDEGTRTDGLTSREREELRQLRKENRRLQQERDILGKGRGLVCSGDERDTEAIFTFIDAHQAEFPIRVMCAVLAVSTSGYYAWRNRVPSQRARDDAMLTEQIHAIHAWSRGTYGAPRIHAELKDQGVHVGCKRVARLMRAAGLHGISRRKGPTTTRRREGARPAPDLVERDFTATEPNQLWVADITYVPTAAGFLYLAVVLDAFSRRIVGWSMANHLRTELVVAALEMALEQRKPEAVIHHSDQGSQYTSIAFGVHCREAGVEPSMGSVGDCYDNAMCESFFATLECELIDREAFATRAEARMAIFDYIEGWYNPHRRHSALEYQSPVSYERRHQSQVAAESC; the protein is encoded by the exons ATGCCACGAACACGTCCCGCGTATCCTACCGAGTTCCGCCAGCGACTCGTCGAACTGGCTCAGGCCGGTCGTAGCCCGCGTGAACTCGCTGAAGAATTTGAACCCTCCGAACAAACCATCCGCACCTGGATCAAACAAGCTGAGCGCGACGAGGGTACCCGCACCGACGGGCTCACCTCGAGAGAGCGCGAGGAGCTGCGCCAACTCCGCAAGGAGAACCGTCGTCTCCAGCAGGAGCGCGACATCCTGG GCAAAGGCCGCGGCCTGGTTTGCTCAGGAGACGAACGTGATACCGAAGCGATCTTCACGTTCATAGACGCCCACCAGGCCGAATTCCCCATCCGCGTCATGTGTGCAGTCCTGGCGGTCTCCACCAGCGGCTACTACGCCTGGCGCAACCGAGTCCCTTCCCAGCGAGCCCGAGACGACGCGATGCTGACCGAGCAGATCCATGCCATCCACGCGTGGTCCCGCGGCACCTATGGCGCCCCCCGTATCCATGCCGAACTCAAGGATCAAGGCGTGCATGTGGGGTGCAAGCGTGTAGCTCGTTTGATGCGAGCAGCCGGCTTGCACGGCATTAGCCGCCGCAAAGGACCCACCACGACGCGGCGGAGGGAGGGAGCTAGACCCGCGCCGGATCTCGTCGAGCGGGATTTCACCGCGACCGAGCCGAACCAGTTGTGGGTGGCCGACATCACCTACGTGCCGACGGCGGCCGGCTTCCTGTACCTGGCTGTTGTGCTCGACGCGTTCAGTCGCCGTATCGTGGGCTGGTCGATGGCCAATCACTTGAGGACGGAGCTGGTGGTCGCCGCGTTGGAGATGGCGCTTGAGCAGCGGAAGCCGGAGGCGGTCATCCATCACTCCGACCAGGGGTCGCAGTACACCTCGATTGCCTTCGGGGTGCACTGTCGGGAAGCGGGTGTGGAGCCGTCAATGGGCTCGGTCGGTGACTGCTACGATAACGCCATGTGCGAGAGCTTCTTCGCTACGCTTGAATGCGAACTCATCGACCGTGAGGCCTTCGCGACGCGGGCCGAGGCGCGGATGGCGATCTTCGACTACATTGAAGGGTGGTACAACCCGCATCGGCGGCACTCGGCCCTGGAGTATCAGTCGCCGGTGAGCTACGAAAGAAGACACCAATCACAGGTCGCAGCCGAAAGCTGCTGA
- a CDS encoding serine/threonine protein kinase: MIVEVLESWLRKRWPDYYEPTRHMQGTYGLVFVLEAKKSNVSPQRVCVKTLNPAKLKPGGRDLKHLFEREMRLWLNIPFHYHVLPALGLEFAPAPRDLAGEFEVLPLVRMPFCEGNLSACVKGEIKMSLLERLIALAQICSGLRWLYEHGLQGHGDLKPDNILLSDLRARFVLPDGKGFPSKAHYWQARIADLGWADIWTQGGGTYHAWRPYLAPERFRNTVVPEASDIFAVGVIASELLSGKHPAGDVTEVLAKKWSARKWETWATSGPRDLEFQPASLRDLVYRALAPDPSARPSASNFQSALCDILQQEYGLNLASQLAVQDDQARKWGITSLELPRFSGQSAAFGCDL, from the coding sequence ATGATCGTTGAGGTCCTTGAGTCCTGGCTCCGCAAGCGTTGGCCAGACTATTATGAACCCACGAGGCACATGCAGGGGACGTATGGCCTCGTGTTCGTCCTTGAAGCCAAGAAGAGCAACGTTTCTCCGCAGAGGGTTTGCGTCAAGACTCTGAACCCTGCGAAACTGAAACCTGGGGGCCGCGACCTAAAGCACCTGTTTGAGCGCGAGATGAGGCTCTGGCTCAATATCCCCTTTCACTACCATGTCTTGCCGGCTCTTGGACTGGAGTTCGCTCCCGCACCTAGGGATCTCGCGGGTGAGTTCGAAGTCCTGCCACTGGTACGCATGCCGTTTTGCGAGGGCAACCTTTCGGCGTGCGTCAAGGGTGAGATCAAGATGTCGCTACTGGAACGCCTCATCGCCCTTGCACAAATATGCTCCGGTCTCCGGTGGCTTTACGAACATGGCCTCCAGGGACATGGCGACCTGAAGCCAGATAACATTCTGCTCAGCGATCTTCGTGCGCGCTTCGTTTTGCCTGATGGAAAAGGCTTTCCAAGCAAGGCTCACTACTGGCAAGCGCGCATCGCTGATCTGGGCTGGGCCGATATCTGGACCCAGGGTGGGGGGACGTACCACGCGTGGCGCCCATATTTGGCCCCAGAGCGGTTCCGCAATACTGTGGTGCCGGAAGCGAGCGATATTTTCGCCGTAGGTGTCATCGCTAGCGAGCTCTTGTCTGGAAAACATCCGGCGGGTGATGTTACGGAAGTCCTCGCAAAGAAGTGGAGCGCTAGGAAGTGGGAAACATGGGCAACCTCAGGACCTAGGGACCTCGAATTCCAACCGGCGAGCCTGCGAGATCTCGTTTATAGAGCGCTAGCTCCAGATCCGTCAGCTAGGCCTTCTGCATCTAACTTCCAGTCAGCCCTCTGTGACATCCTCCAACAAGAGTACGGCCTGAACCTAGCGTCGCAGCTAGCTGTGCAAGACGACCAAGCCCGTAAGTGGGGAATTACATCCCTGGAGTTACCCCGCTTTAGTGGACAGTCAGCAGCTTTCGGCTGCGACCTGTGA